From the genome of Ralstonia insidiosa:
CTATATTGCGTTGCGTTTAACCGCTCAAGCCAGTCGCCGATATCCGGTACGCACAAGCGAAGCCTCAAGCCATGCACCTCCGCGAACCCCGCAATAGATGTTCTTCACCAGAAAAAGGAGCGCCGCAACCATAGGCTGTCCCAGGGTCCACAGCAGTCCAGCGGTGGCGTCAATAGCGGTCAATCGGCCACCCTGCTCGACCAAGCCCTCTGAGAATGCCCAGAACGTGCCGCACGCAAGAGCGGGCCAGTGGAGGCCGGTCTTGACCTTGCGTTCCGAAAGGACGGGGTGAATGTAGGTGTGTACGGGCACTGCTGTGCGAGGTGGTTGAGAGAAAGCCGCGCACATTCTCCGAGCCTGGGTTGGGGAAATCAATCGCCCTCAGTGGGGGCGTCAGGGTTCGGGGGCGGGGAGTCTTCGTAAGCTCGCTCGGCGAGCTATTCGCTGGCCAAAACGGCTTCCCAAGAAACGCCATGCAGTGCCCTGTGGCATCCTGAGCCCCGCAGATTTCTGACGCAATCCAACGGGAGCTGTCTTGAAGATCGACCACATCGCCTTCGCTGCGCAATCTCTCGACCAGGCGCGCGCGTATGCTTTGCAGAGGTTCGGCGTGAAGCTGCCAGCCGGCGGCAAGCATCCCTTGATGGGAACGCACAACCTGGTGACGCGGATTGCGCCGGGCATCTTCCTCGAATTCATTGCCATTGACCCGGAGGCGCCTGTGCCAAACCGCACCCGCTGGTTTGCGCTGGACCGCCTTATGCAGGAAGGCAAGCTGGAAGACGGGCCCCGATTGTTCGGCTGGGTTGCCAGCCTTCCCGGTTTGGCGCGCAACGCGACCGATCTATCGCAACACGAGTTGCTTGAGGTATCTCGCGGTGATTTGCGATGGCACTTCTTTCATCGCAAGGATGGCGAGGCAGAAGCCGGTGGATGCCTGCCGGCCATGATCGACTGGGCCGGAGGCAAAAGCCCCGTCGACAACATGCAGGATGTCGGCCTCCACCTGAATCAGTTCCAGCTCGCCCATCCGGAGATGGCCGCCATTCGCGCAAAGCTGGATGGACTGGGCTGGGATGCTGCCTGCCCGGAGAATCGGTATGTCGCATTTGCCGATGCGGCGCGGCCCGCATTGACGCTCGTGCTCGACACGCCGAATGGGCGCGTGCAGATCGAAGGCGGCGGCGTGTAAGAGCACGCGCGGGCCGGTCAGGCCGCGCGATCCCAACCGGTTCCGACCACGCGCCGCTCTCCGACCCGGTGCCGCGTAGAGAACCCTTCACGAATACATTGCCCCAACGCCTGCGCCGCTGTACTCGCGCCCTGCGCGGGCAATAGCAGACTGATCGCAAACATCGGCAGTTCCGGTAGGCCGGCTTCCGGCCCGAGGATGTCGAGATCGGCCGGCACCGTCGGCGTCAGCCATGCCGTTACCGCCAAGCCGGTGCGCACCGTGGCGGTGGTCGCTTCGATGTTGCCGCTCTCAAACACCGTGCGCCATTCGATACCGTGCTCGCCCAGCACCTTGAGCACGCGGGCGCGGAAGGCGCAGCTCTCATCCACCATCGACAGGGGCAGCGGCCGCTTCGCATGCACGTTGCCGCCGCGCGCGCCCACCCACACCAGACGCTCCACGCACAGGCATTCACCGGTGGCTTCATCCACCGGGGCTTCGACCACGGCGACGTCCAGTTCGCCGCGCGTGATGCCCTCCGCAAGCTCGGGTGAGGTGCCGCACACGATGGTCAACTCCACCGATGGCCACGCTTCGGTAAACGCCTTGAAGATGGGTGGGAAGACGGTGCCGACCAGGTCATACGGCACGCCCAAACGCACCGGGCCCTGCAGCGGGCGTGCGGCCATATCAGCCCAGACTTCATCGTTGAGGGCGAGCAGGCGCTTGGCCCGGCCGAGGAAGCGCTCACCCGCGTGGGTAAGTTCGAGCCGGCGGCCGTCGCGCTCGAACAGGCGGCATTCGAAGGCATCTTCGAGCCGCTTGATCTGCTGGCTGACGGCGCCCTGCGTGAGGTGCAGCGCGTTGGCCGCCACCGTCATGCTGGCGTTTTCCGCCACGGCAACGAAGGTGCGGACGAGGGTGATGTCGAGGTTCTTGGCCATCAATGCATTCTAGGTGCTAATGCATCGGCACGAAAATCTTACCGTTGCTAATGCCTTGGCGGTGCACAGCCTGCCACCGAACGATGCCTCTAATGCGGGGTAACCCCCACCGTTTGAAACAACCCATGGCGTCTACGATGTGAGGTCGAGTCCAAAAAAAAAGACCGCTCCGGAGACATCCATGGCCAACGATTCGCTCACCTTCGACTACGTCATCGTCGGCGCCGGCTCGGCTGGTTGCGCGCTGGCTGCTCGCCTGACCGAAGACCCGGAAGTGACGGTTGCCCTGCTCGAAGCCGGGCCGCACGACCACCACTTCTCAGTGTGGGTGCCGGCGGGGTGTGCCGCATCGCTGCCGTTCAAGAACAAGCGCAACTACGGGTTTGAGACCGTGCCCCAGCCCGGCCTGGGCGGGCGCCAGGGCTACCAGCCGCGTGGACGCGGGCTGGGCGGCAGCTCGTCGCTCAACGCGATGATCTACATCCGCGGCACGCACAACGATTACGACCACTGGGCTGCGCTCGGCTGCACCGGCTGGGGCTGGAACGACGTGCTGCCCTACTTCAAACGCTCCGAGGGCAACGAGCGCGTTGCCGGCCGCGATGACGACGCACTGCACGGCGGTACCGGCCCGCTGCACGTGAGCGACCTGCGCACCGGCAACCCGATCGCCCGCCGCTTTGTGGATGCCGCCGCCGCCGCGGGTTATCGCCGCAACGACGATTTCAACGGTCCCGACCAGGAA
Proteins encoded in this window:
- a CDS encoding VOC family protein, which codes for MKIDHIAFAAQSLDQARAYALQRFGVKLPAGGKHPLMGTHNLVTRIAPGIFLEFIAIDPEAPVPNRTRWFALDRLMQEGKLEDGPRLFGWVASLPGLARNATDLSQHELLEVSRGDLRWHFFHRKDGEAEAGGCLPAMIDWAGGKSPVDNMQDVGLHLNQFQLAHPEMAAIRAKLDGLGWDAACPENRYVAFADAARPALTLVLDTPNGRVQIEGGGV
- a CDS encoding LysR substrate-binding domain-containing protein; translated protein: MAKNLDITLVRTFVAVAENASMTVAANALHLTQGAVSQQIKRLEDAFECRLFERDGRRLELTHAGERFLGRAKRLLALNDEVWADMAARPLQGPVRLGVPYDLVGTVFPPIFKAFTEAWPSVELTIVCGTSPELAEGITRGELDVAVVEAPVDEATGECLCVERLVWVGARGGNVHAKRPLPLSMVDESCAFRARVLKVLGEHGIEWRTVFESGNIEATTATVRTGLAVTAWLTPTVPADLDILGPEAGLPELPMFAISLLLPAQGASTAAQALGQCIREGFSTRHRVGERRVVGTGWDRAA